The DNA window CGTTGAACGCCCTGAGCAAATGGCCAGACACACCGGTCTGCAAGGCCGCCGCCAGTGCGCTGGCCTCGCGGCTGGCCGACGAGCCAGGTTTGCGCAACGCCCTCGACCCGCAAGGCGTGGCCACTGCGTTGAACGCCCTGAGCAAATGGCCCGACACCTCGGTCTGCAAGGTCACCATCGCGCTGGCCTCACGGCTGGCCAACGATCCCAGTTTGCGCAACGCCCTCAACCCGCAAGGCGTGGCCAACGCACTCAACGCCCTGAGCAAATGGCCCGACACGCCGGTCTGCAAGGCCGCCGCCAGCGCGCTGGCCTCGCGGCTGGCCGACGATCCGGGTTTGCGCAACACCCTCGAACCGCAACACGTGGCCAGCGCGTTGAATGCCCTGAGCAAATGGCCCGACACGCCGGTCTGCAAGGCCGCCGGCAGCGCGCTGGCCTCGCGGCTGGCCGACGAGCGCGGTTTGCACCACGCCCTCGAACCGCAAGGCGTGGCCAACGCGCTCAATGCCTTGAGCAAATGGCCCGATACGCCGGACTGCGAGGCCGCCGCCAGTGCGCTGGCCTCGCGGCTGGCCGACGAGCGCGGTTTGCGCAATGCGCTCAATCCGCAAGAAGTGACCAACGCGCTCAACGCTCTGAGCAAATGGCCCGACACGCCGGTCTGCCAGGCCGCCGCCAGTGCGCTGGCCTTGCGGCTGGCCGACGAGCGCGATTTGCGCAATGCGCTCAATTCTCAAGAAGTGACCAACGCGCTCAACGCCCTGAGCAAATGGCCCGACAAGCCGGTCTGCCAGGCCGCCGCCAGTGCGCTGGCCTCGCGGCTGGCCGACGAGCCAGAGTTGCGCAACGCCCTCAATCTGCAAGAAGTGGCCAACGTGCTCAACGCCCTGAGCAAATGGCCCGACACGCCTGCATGCACGAAGGCCATCGACGCCTTGGCCGGGCGGCTGACTGCAGACCACGATTTGCGCAACGCCCTCAACCCGCTAGACGTGGCCTTATCGCTCAATGCGCTGAGCAATTTGTTCGGAGGGGTGGTCTGTCGCCAGGCAGCATTGCTGCTCGCCGAGCGCTCAGGCTCGACCGAGTTGCCATGGCAGCAGTTCGACATGCTCGGGCTCGCCCAGGTGGCCAACGCGCTGTCCCGCCTGCTGCGGGTGGATGAGGAAGAGCTCCAGACCTTGGGTGGCGACAAACTGCAGGCGCTGGCCGGGCACCTGGAGCTGCATCGCGAGCGTTTTGAGTCTGCCTCAGTCTCAGATATTGGGCTGATCTTCAAGGCCCTTTCATCGGCGCAGCTTTATCGCAGGATGCACCCTCTGGCGCGACCAGCGCTGGAGCGGGTCGCAGCGCTCATGCACGACGATGGATTACGCGAAACGAACCTCGAGGGGCTAGGCAATCTGTGCATGGGCCTGCTGCCGCTGATCCGCAGTCCGGAGCTGACCCCTCGCCATCGCGGTCACGCCCTGCGCGTATTCAACACGTTGCAGCCGATCGTAGCGCGCAAGATCGACTCGTACCTCACAGTCGGTGGCTCACGTGCATCGGCCCAGACCGAACAGCACGCCACGCGTTGCCCGGCGTTGACGTTCTTCCAGGTGCTCAAGACCTACGCGGTGGTGAGCCGGCAATGGAAGCCGCGCCACCTCGAAGGCGCGCGCCAGCAATTGCGCCAGCGCCGCGAGCAGCTGGCGCAATGGGTCGACCAGACGCTCGAGCGCACGCGCGAGGCCATCGAGGCGGACCTCGGCGAGATGAGCTGGAACCTGATCGCGCAGATCGAGGCGGGCGACCAGGTGTTCGACGCCCTGGACCGGCGCATGGCGAAGGAGGCGCCAAGGATCGCGCAGGCCCATCCACCGAGCCGCTTCGACCTGGGCGCCGGGCGCCTGGGCATGCGTTCGGCACCCGGCCAGCCCGTCGTGCCGGCACCCGGCATTGGCAGCACCACCCACATCGTGGTCGATCTGCGTGGCAAGCAAGTGTCGACCAACGCGACCGAGACGGACAAGCCTTACTCGCTGTTCACGCGGCTGACGGGCCTGCCGCTGGTGGAGGTTCAGCTGCCGGGATCGATTTCGACGTTCATGCTCGCGCGCACGCTCACCTACCAGGACGAGCCCTGGCGCTTCGACATGTTCGGCGGCAGCCGCGCCACGCGCGGCAACATGAGCCGCCCCGCCGATCTGCTGTCCGGCGCCTCTGCATCGCCATCGCTGCTGCCGGCGATCCGCTATGCCGACACCGTCCCGGGCAGCAGCCTGATGAAGCTCATCGCCAAGCTCGCCCCGCAGCGCGAGGACTGGTCGCGCATGCAGCGCTCGCTGCTGGAGATGGTACCGAGCGACCACGTCGTGGAGGGCACGCTGCGCCTGGGCTTTTTCGACGACGTCAGCGGCCCTGCGCACCCGTTCAAGCTCACAGCCCCCGACGGGCGCCCCCTGGCGCTGTGCCCCAACGACGGCTGCGGCTTTCTGAAGCTGGAGGTGGCCCTGCGCATCCCGGCCTTCCGTGAGCGCTTCTGTGCCTGGGAAGCGGTGCAGGCCGGCCGGGCCAGCCAAGCCCAGCGCGACCTTCTGGCCAAGGACAAGGGACCCACGCGACTGGCACCGCAGGCGCTGCAGCACTTCCCGCGCGACCAGGCGGCGCTGCAGGAGGCGCACGAGGCGATGCGGCGCCGGCTGCAGGCGCTGCCGCCCGAGCTGAGCCAACTGGCGCTGTACGAGCTGGCCACCAGCGGCGGCTACGCGGGCCAGAGAATCCGGGCGGTGCCCTCCGCCGACAACAAGGTGCACCTGCCGCGCGAGCGCAGCGGCGCCTTCGACGCCGCCGGCGGCGCCTTGCTGGTCGGCAAGCCGCCTTACGACAAGGAGAACCTGCTGCCGGTGCCGCAGGCGCATGTCGCTACCGCAGCGCAGGGCGATGCCACGGCCGAGTTCCTTGCGCAGTCCTTCGGCATCCAGTACAGCTACACCGGCTTCGACGACAGCTCGGGCGACGCTGTCGGCAGCGACCCGGCGATGCTGCACAGCAAGGGCATGCTCATCGTGGTGCCGGCGCGGAACTGGCCGGCGCAGTTCGCCGACGTGGACCTGGCCTGCTCCAAGGAGGACCTCAAGACCCTGTCGCGCTGGACGGCCGGACGCGACCGCGGTGCCGTGCCGCAGGACATGCTCAGCACCGGCAGCCTGCGGCTCAAGGACATCGTAGAACCCGGGCGCATGGGCGCCCTGCCGATCCCGGAGCTGCGCAAGCGCAACATGGACACCGACGGTGACGATGCGTTCGTGTACGCGGGCTACCCCAGGCTGGCGGAGCTGATCGCGCGCGAGATGGCCGATCGTGAGGTGCGGCGCGGCCAGCCACGCTCCTTCAAACCGCCGAAGACGGCCACGCCGGCCATCGACCCAGACACCGGCCACTACCAGCCCGGGCGGCTGTCCGAGATCATGTCGCTGCAGCGTGGCGGCCAGGTCATGGGCGCGGCCAGCACCCTGGCGGCGCGCTTCATGGCGCAGCCCGACCAGCTGCGCGAGGCAATGGCGCGCAAGATGATGTTCGGTACTTACGACGGCATCGAGCGCGACCTGCGCGACGGCTTGCGCCAGGTGCTCGACGGCGAGACCACAGATCCCCAGGTGTTGGGGCAACTGCGCGCCCAGGCGCACGAAGCGATCGGACGCGCCCACCTGCCCGAGGCGCGTGAAGCGGCCGAACTGCTGCACGCGCAGCTGCTTGAGCTCGAACCGGCGACGGCTCGCTCAGCCGAGGCGCCGCACCTGCCCGACGCGCTGGCTGAAGCGTTCCCAACGCTCGCCCGTGCCTACATGGCCGCGCCCGATGCCGACGCACGTCTGCGCGCCATCCTCGACAACTACCCGGTGTGCCGGTTATCGCACGCGCAGTTCCCGGAGGGGCAACCGGGGTTCATCCCCAACGAGCCGGAACTGAGCATGCGCAACCTGTTCACCATCGCCATCAAGGTGGGAACCGATGCGCTGAAATCCGACACCGGCACAGCGCTGTTCGCCAAGATCGTGGAGTCTTGCGAACGATCCGAGCGAGCGTTCGCCGAGCGGGTGCGCAGCGTGCCGTACGGCAAGGCGACTGCCCGGGCCATGCACGAGGGCCGCTTCGACGCCGAGCAGACCAAGGTGCTCCTGCAGAACATGCCGACGATGGCTGCAGGCGTCATGCAAGACGCGCTGCACGCGCTGCAGCAGGCAGGCCTGATCGACCCACCGCCACCGCCGGCCGAGCGCCTGCGCGCCGTGCAGCCCGAGGACATCGTGCGTGCGGCCCAGGCTCTGCGGACACGCGCCAGGGAGATGGAGCCCGTGGTCACCGACATGCTGATGCGCGCCGTCGAGCTCCACGGTGGGCGACTGGAGGGAATGCGCCATCAATTCAAATCGCCCGGCTCGCTGGTGGAAAAATTCGAGCGGCAAATGGCTTTGAAACAAAAGACCCTGGAAGAAGCGGCCGCTGGCATAAACGACGCCCTGCGCTATAGCGTGGTACTGGAGCCGCGGCACTTCACCGCCGGCCTGCGCGGCGTGCTGGCTTCGCTGGACGATCAAGGCCATGTGCGCGTCAAACTGGTCAACCTGTTCACGCGGCACCGGCAGGCATTCAAGGCAGTCAACGTCACGCTGCGCAGCCCCGAAGGCGCGCTCTGGGAGATCCAGTTCCACACGCCGGACACCTTCAAGCTCAAGGAGCAATTCCACGACCTGTACAAGCACAGCTTTGCGCTGCAGCTTAAGAGCGCCTCACAGGTCGATCAGCGCCAACTGCAGGCGCCGGCGCAGGCCGCCTTCAGCAGCGTGGAGGCGCCGCCAGGCTGCGAGGAGATCGACGATTGGGAATAAGCCCTGCCTTTGCGCGGCGCACGCCGCAGTAGGAGCGGTATGAGGCGCAGTTGAACAGAAAAACGAATAAGCCCGGGACCAACCAGGGTTGCTGACGTATTGCCGCATGCCGACGCTGGCACCCGGCGTGAGGTTCTGGGCACGCAGGTTATGAATGCACCGAACTGGGCAGTGCAGCACTGCACTGCGCTGCGCCTCGCAGGCGGCCATGGCATGTCACCCAGACGGCCCTGCATCTGCCGCGCGTGTCCACGAATACATTTCCGTGGCACACACTACAAGGCGTTTTCACTCAAGCGCTCAGGCGTCTTTCGCTATCATCGCGCAATGACTTCTGCCCCTTGTCTTGTCAGTATTTTCGTCGGCTTGCTGTGCCTTGGCAGCACTGCGCTGCATGCCCAAAGCCTCGACCCGCCGTTGATGGCCATGCGCGATGCCATCGCTGCCGTAGAGCGCGGCCAGTCCGATGCCGGTCAGCTCAGCGCGTTGAGCCGACATCCGCTGTATGGCTGGCTGGAACTGGCCACGCTCAAGCGCACTATCGACAACGTCTCAACCGCACAGGCGCAGGCATTTTTGCAGCGCTACGCAGGCCAGCCGGTGGCCGAGAGCTTTCGCAGTATCTGGCTGCCGGCGGTGGCGCGTCGTCAGGACTGGACCACGCTGCTGGCGAACTGGAAGCCCACCGACAACGCGGGCCTGCGCTGCGCACAGCTGACCGCGCGCCAAGCCACTGGCAAGGCCGATGCGCGGTGGAGCCGCGATGCGCTGACGCTGTGGCGCAACGGCAAGGCGCTGCCCGATGCGTGCGACCCGGTGGTCGCCGGGCTGGATGCACGCGGCGATCTGACGCCCGCATTGCGTTGGGAGCGCGTGGAAGCGGCTGCCGATGCGCAACTGCCTGCGGTGATGCGCACTGCCGCGCGCGGATTGCCGGCCACCGAATTGGCGCTTGCCAACGATTACGCCGCCTTTCTCGACAAGGTGCATCCGCGTGCCTTGATCTGGCCGAAGACCGAGCGCAGCCGCCGCATCGCCGTCGATGGCCTGGCCACATTGGCCAAGACCGACCCGGACGCCGCCGAGCAGCAGCTTCCCCAATTCGCCACAGCGCTCGGCTTCAGCGAGGCGCAACGTGGGCAGGTGCTGTACCAGATCGCGTTGTGGACGGTGGCCTCGTACTTGCAGGGTTCGGCACGCCGCCTCAACGCAGTGCCCGATGCGTCGTACGACGAACGCCTGCACGAATGGCGCGCGCGCGAGGCGATGTCGCGCGGCGATTGGCCTGCCGCGTTGGCCGCGATCCGCAAGATGCCCGCGACCCAGCGCAGCGATTCGCGCTGGCAGTATTTCGAAGCACGCCTTACAGAGAAAACCGGCACTGCTGCTGCCGCACAGCCGCTGTATCGCGCGGCCGCGCAGTCGCCGACCTTCCACGGCTTCCTGGCCGCCGACCGCCTGCAGCAGCCGTACCGCCTGTGTCCGTGGGAGCCCAATGACAGCCCGCAGGCCAAGGCCACTGTTGCGCGTGATCCGGCCTTGATCCGCGCGATCGCTTTGTTCCAGATCGACCGCCCCGGCTGGGCGGTGGCCGAGTGGAACGATGCTGCGACCCGCTTCGACGACACGCAGCGTCGCCTGGCCGTGGAAGTGGCCAGCGACAACGGATGGTTCGACCGTGCGGTGTTCGCGCTTGGCAAGCGGTCGGACGAACAGCGTCTATATTCGCTGCGTTTTCCGCTGTATCACGACAACAGCATTCGTCGCGAAGCAGCCAAGAACGCGATCGACCCGGCCTGGGTGGCGGCGGAGATTCGTGCCGAAAGCATCTTCAATCCACGCGCGCGCTCGCCTGCCAATGCGATGGGCCTGATGCAGGTGTTGCCTGGCACCGGCGCGACCGTGGCCCAGGGCATCG is part of the Xanthomonas fragariae genome and encodes:
- the xopAD gene encoding XopAD/skwp family type III secretion system effector, translated to MHARPGARGGAWDGRAQQQSATHSHRLDDSTHWHDTAPGRRPDKMPADASAAPSHRRPTHGLERTKDFCLTEQQPDRVARKRPREEQELHRGPQQRPRHGLELTTRDLRLTEQTLNREAKELLWQQRARYRRQLDAHRRIDQTHNARLCVAMAQDNELARRIGCKLALPFLDGSVDAEPNAQWLDKYLQMLASARGGAGVTQRDLDRCTDLAAQYLYKTGWFDGASLKQLAHVGNKLSKHPDQPACMQAIAWIAGQVEQADGRLALDGRELALLLNAFAKNTDSRRCERATACLVRYLRRENRARHSLDAQGISLALNAFSKWFDHPDCRSMAHSLAARLADNRGVCNALKPQEVTNALNALSKWPDTPVCKAAASALASRLADEPGLRNALDPQGVATALNALSKWPDTSVCKVTIALASRLANDPSLRNALNPQGVANALNALSKWPDTPVCKAAASALASRLADDPGLRNTLEPQHVASALNALSKWPDTPVCKAAGSALASRLADERGLHHALEPQGVANALNALSKWPDTPDCEAAASALASRLADERGLRNALNPQEVTNALNALSKWPDTPVCQAAASALALRLADERDLRNALNSQEVTNALNALSKWPDKPVCQAAASALASRLADEPELRNALNLQEVANVLNALSKWPDTPACTKAIDALAGRLTADHDLRNALNPLDVALSLNALSNLFGGVVCRQAALLLAERSGSTELPWQQFDMLGLAQVANALSRLLRVDEEELQTLGGDKLQALAGHLELHRERFESASVSDIGLIFKALSSAQLYRRMHPLARPALERVAALMHDDGLRETNLEGLGNLCMGLLPLIRSPELTPRHRGHALRVFNTLQPIVARKIDSYLTVGGSRASAQTEQHATRCPALTFFQVLKTYAVVSRQWKPRHLEGARQQLRQRREQLAQWVDQTLERTREAIEADLGEMSWNLIAQIEAGDQVFDALDRRMAKEAPRIAQAHPPSRFDLGAGRLGMRSAPGQPVVPAPGIGSTTHIVVDLRGKQVSTNATETDKPYSLFTRLTGLPLVEVQLPGSISTFMLARTLTYQDEPWRFDMFGGSRATRGNMSRPADLLSGASASPSLLPAIRYADTVPGSSLMKLIAKLAPQREDWSRMQRSLLEMVPSDHVVEGTLRLGFFDDVSGPAHPFKLTAPDGRPLALCPNDGCGFLKLEVALRIPAFRERFCAWEAVQAGRASQAQRDLLAKDKGPTRLAPQALQHFPRDQAALQEAHEAMRRRLQALPPELSQLALYELATSGGYAGQRIRAVPSADNKVHLPRERSGAFDAAGGALLVGKPPYDKENLLPVPQAHVATAAQGDATAEFLAQSFGIQYSYTGFDDSSGDAVGSDPAMLHSKGMLIVVPARNWPAQFADVDLACSKEDLKTLSRWTAGRDRGAVPQDMLSTGSLRLKDIVEPGRMGALPIPELRKRNMDTDGDDAFVYAGYPRLAELIAREMADREVRRGQPRSFKPPKTATPAIDPDTGHYQPGRLSEIMSLQRGGQVMGAASTLAARFMAQPDQLREAMARKMMFGTYDGIERDLRDGLRQVLDGETTDPQVLGQLRAQAHEAIGRAHLPEAREAAELLHAQLLELEPATARSAEAPHLPDALAEAFPTLARAYMAAPDADARLRAILDNYPVCRLSHAQFPEGQPGFIPNEPELSMRNLFTIAIKVGTDALKSDTGTALFAKIVESCERSERAFAERVRSVPYGKATARAMHEGRFDAEQTKVLLQNMPTMAAGVMQDALHALQQAGLIDPPPPPAERLRAVQPEDIVRAAQALRTRAREMEPVVTDMLMRAVELHGGRLEGMRHQFKSPGSLVEKFERQMALKQKTLEEAAAGINDALRYSVVLEPRHFTAGLRGVLASLDDQGHVRVKLVNLFTRHRQAFKAVNVTLRSPEGALWEIQFHTPDTFKLKEQFHDLYKHSFALQLKSASQVDQRQLQAPAQAAFSSVEAPPGCEEIDDWE
- a CDS encoding transglycosylase SLT domain-containing protein; protein product: MTSAPCLVSIFVGLLCLGSTALHAQSLDPPLMAMRDAIAAVERGQSDAGQLSALSRHPLYGWLELATLKRTIDNVSTAQAQAFLQRYAGQPVAESFRSIWLPAVARRQDWTTLLANWKPTDNAGLRCAQLTARQATGKADARWSRDALTLWRNGKALPDACDPVVAGLDARGDLTPALRWERVEAAADAQLPAVMRTAARGLPATELALANDYAAFLDKVHPRALIWPKTERSRRIAVDGLATLAKTDPDAAEQQLPQFATALGFSEAQRGQVLYQIALWTVASYLQGSARRLNAVPDASYDERLHEWRAREAMSRGDWPAALAAIRKMPATQRSDSRWQYFEARLTEKTGTAAAAQPLYRAAAQSPTFHGFLAADRLQQPYRLCPWEPNDSPQAKATVARDPALIRAIALFQIDRPGWAVAEWNDAATRFDDTQRRLAVEVASDNGWFDRAVFALGKRSDEQRLYSLRFPLYHDNSIRREAAKNAIDPAWVAAEIRAESIFNPRARSPANAMGLMQVLPGTGATVAQGIALPGYMGATSLYEPDTNIAIGTAYLRQLLNTYGLPYLTIAAYNAGPGPTGRWQSQRPGLEPDFWIETISYKETREYVARVLAFSVIYDWRLNGDMLPLSDRLMGKLADKRLKPVCTPGQADNNVAQN